The following nucleotide sequence is from Atribacterota bacterium.
GTGACATATACATCAGTGACACCTGCGTTTTCTAATGCCATTGCTGCAGCGATTGCCCCACTCCACCATTGACAGCTGACCAGGTCAACCGGTCTACCGCTCTGGAGAAAAGCTTCCATAAATGCAAGCGAACCTTCTTTGGTCCAGCCTTCAATAGGTCTCTTTTCCACAATATTCCAGTTTGGATGTTCTTCTGCAACTTTCATAAAGCCTTCTTCCCTCATTCTCTGGGCAAAAGTTCCCGGTTGGCCTTCAATCAGCACTATATTTGCTTCTTTGTCACCTAAAAGCTGTGCAGCCATTTCAGCCTGAATAATCCCTGCCCCAATCTCAGATCTGCCGATAAAAGATACTACTCCTGGAAATTTACCTTCAGGATCTGTGCCAAGGGCATTGGTAAAAGTTATCAAAGGAATATTTGCTTCATTGCATAGTTGTACTGCAGGAATTAAGCCCATATTATCTGCGGTACAGAGCATAACTGCATCTACACCTCTAACGATAAAGTTTTCGACCTGGGAAAGCTGTTTTCCTGCATCCCATTCAGCATCTGCATATATTATATCTAAACCATAATCCTCTGCTGCCTGGTCTATACCTCTACGCTGGACACTAAAAAATTCAACGCTTCCCGGAAGTAATACTGCTACATTGGGTTTTTCTTCCTGGG
It contains:
- a CDS encoding sugar ABC transporter substrate-binding protein, which encodes MKRYIKSFVLTMLLLAFVFAVFSVSSAQEEKPNVAVLLPGSVEFFSVQRRGIDQAAEDYGLDIIYADAEWDAGKQLSQVENFIVRGVDAVMLCTADNMGLIPAVQLCNEANIPLITFTNALGTDPEGKFPGVVSFIGRSEIGAGIIQAEMAAQLLGDKEANIVLIEGQPGTFAQRMREEGFMKVAEEHPNWNIVEKRPIEGWTKEGSLAFMEAFLQSGRPVDLVSCQWWSGAIAAAMALENAGVTDVYVTGLEYAKELVPYIENGKVTASTYFSVVEEGYKAVEVTANHLKGEEVPQFVEIKHIIVTQDNVDEFEPEM